GGATGAGGCCAAAACCCTGCTGGACGACGAAGGCCGCAAAACACTGGACGAGCTCATCGAATACTGGAAAGGAAAATCCATGAGCGACATCCAGCAGAAAATGTTCACAGGCCCGGTCCTGGAATGCTGGCAAATTCCCAAGGGCGGCGCCGGAACCTGGTCCCACTGGTCCGAGCTTGGCGTGCCGGATTACGAAAAAGCCTTTGAACTGGGGTTTTCCGGGCTCATCAAACAATGCCGGGCCCGGCTTGTCGAAATCGATCAAACCGTGCCCCTTGACTACGTGGATCAGAAGGAATTTCTCCAGGCCGTGATCATCTCCCTGGAAGCCGTGATAAAATTCGCCCGCCGTTTTGCGGCCCTGGCCTGGGAAAAAGCCGCCCAGACCGATGATCCGGCTGATCGGGCGCGTCTGGAGGCCGTCGCCAAGGTGTGCGACAGGGCGCCGGAGCGCCCGCCCGAAACCCTGCACGAGGCCTTGCAATCTTTTTTCTTCATCCATGTGGTGCGCTATATTGAGTTTTCCACCCTGGGCATCGGGGTGCGTTTTGACAAGGTGTTCGGCCCTTATTATAAAAAGGATCTGGAAGCCGGACGCATCGCCCGCGAGGAGGCCCTGGAGCTTTTGCAGCTGTTATGGCTCAAGTTTCACGAACTGGGCCTGATATACTCCCCCACCCTGTCCGCCATTTACGGGGGCGTGGCCGCACTCCAGGCCATTTGTATCGGAGGCGTGGACGAGACGGGAAAGGACGTCACCAATGAAATGACCTATCTGGTCCTGGATTGCGCCGAAAAAATGCGCTCGCCGGAGCCCACCATCGCCTTGCGGTATCATGACGGGACGCCCCGGGAACTGATATCGCGGGCCGTGGACGTGATTCGTACGGGAGTCGGCTACCCCGCCTTTTTCAACGACAAGGCCATCCTCCCCCTTCTGGAACGCTGGGAGGTTCCCCTGCATGACGCCCGGGATTACTCCATTTCCGGCTGCGTTTACCTGGAACTGCCGGGGAAGAATATTTCCCACCGGGCCTATGGCGGATTCATTTTGCCGGCGGCCCTTTTGTACGCATTGTCCCAGGGGAGGGACGCGGCCGGAAACCTGGTGGGCGCGCCCACTCCCGACCCCATGGGGTTCGCCGGCATCGAAGACCTCATGGACGCCTACGAGGAGCAGGTGCGGTATATGTTCCAGCGCTTATGCACCATCGAAAACACCTGCCAGACCCTGTACGAGCGGCATCTGCCCCGGCCATTCTACTCCGCCCTCCTGGAAGGGTGCATTGAAAAAGGCATGGAAACCAAAAAATGGGGCTATCCCTCGCCCGTGGCGAACATATGCATCGTCCTGGGGCCGGTGAACGTCTCCGACGCCATGGCCGCCATCCAAAAAAACGTCTTCGAGGAAAAGACCGTCGCCATGGAGGACCTTCTGGCCGCCCTGGCCTCCAATTGGGAGGGCTACGAACACGTGCGGCGGCTCATGATCAACGCTCCAAAATTCGGCAATGACGACGACTATGCCGACAGGCTGGCCGTGGAGGTTCAACACCGGAGCGCGGCGGCCATGGAAAAAGCCAAGAACCGGTTCGGCGTCTCCTGCCGGGGCGACGGAAGCGGGATTTCCGCCACCTACGCGGCGGGGGCCTTCCTGCCCGCTACGCCCGACGGCAGAATGGCCGGGGAGCCTTTGTCCGACGCCACCCTGTCTCCGGTCTTCGGCATGGATAAAAAAGGCCCCACCGCCGTTTTGAAGTCCGCCTCAAAAATCAGCACAAAAGAGACTTTCAACCACCTTCTCAACCAGAAATTCCTCCCCCAGGCCTTGTCCGGGGACATGAAGGAGGTTTTCATCGATTACATCCGCTCCTGGGGCGACCTGGGCGTCAGCCAGATCCAGTTCAACGTGGTGGACCCCCAAACCCTCCTGAACGCCCAGGAAAATCCGGAAGAGCATGCGGACCTCCTGGTGCGGGTGGCCGGATACAGCGCTTATTTCGTGGATTTGTCCAAAGGGCTCCAGGACTCCATCATCGCCCGCACGGAGCAAAATTTCTGAAAGGAGGCGGAAACGAGAACCCCGCACCAGAATCATTGGGTTTTCAAGCGCCCGCCTTATAAATGAAGTACCTCCCCGGCTTGACCGTGGAAGGGACGGGAACGGACTCCCAGCTTGCATGCTCCAGGGGAAGGCTGGAAAACATTATCCCTCCGGGGACCATCATGGCGTGGATATGGGGGACGGCCAGGGCGGCCAGCTCCAGGCTGGATTCCAAATCGGTGGTGGACATTTCGTAATGGGCGAAAACCGCAGACCGGTTTAGTTTTTTGGCGGCCTGGGGCGCGGTGGTCAGGAGGTCTCCCAGGAAAATCATGTCTTCGGGCGGCGTGCTCCAGGCAATCCCTTTGGGCGTACATCCTGCGCATAAAGCTGTCCAGCTTACTCATGAAGAGGGAATTCCTACGGTTGGATGGGTTCTGCGGCAATCGCCAATAGCCAATGTGAATACCCAACATCCGCGAGCCTGTCAATTATTGCAGAAGGATGGCTTTTGCGGAAGGTTGCGCTATTAGGGCATATTTTGTTTTTGCGCCGCATAAGCCCGTCATCCCTGCAAGGGCGATCCGCTTTTTCAGGATCGCACGCAAGCGGGGACCCAGCGTTTTTATAATGTCAAATGCGCCTATACCGGCTTACAAGTCTTTTTTCCTCATTTTGGCATTTCCTGTACGGTTGACAGCCCGGAACAAAACATGTTATCAACCGGCTGGGCGGTCGAAAAAAATCAAGGTTCTAAAAAGGCCCCATCGGAAGGAGCGGCGCCCTTGCCCAAGCAAAGCCAGGAAGACAAAAGAAACCACATCGCCGAAGTTGCGGCCAAGGTGTTCAGCAACATGGGCTACTTAAGCTCTTCGCTCCAAGACGTGGCCCTGGCGGCCGACATGAGCAAGGCCGGCCTGTATCACTATTTCAAATCCAAGGAAGAGCTTCTGGCCTTCATCCTTTTGAAAAACACGGATTCCTTTTTGCACGCATTGCGGGCTTGCATCGCGGAGAACGTCCAAAACGGCATGGCGCCCAAGGACTCCTTCAAAAGCCTCATGCAGACCTACGCCCGCCACCTCAATCAGGATCAGGACCTGCGCTTGATCGTCCTGCGGGAAAGGCATCAGCTTTCCGGCCAATATAAGGACGAGCTGTTCGCCAAGGAGCAGGAGCTTTTCCGGACCTTACGGGAAGAACTGAAAAAGGTTCCGGACGTGGAAGAGGACCTGGATTTGAACGCCATCATTTTTCTGTTTATCTCCATGAGCCACTGGCTGGGCTACTGGTTTAAGGAAGGCCTGCCCTTGGGCATGGACGAGATCATCGACCAGAACATCCGCATTATTTTAAAAGGCATTTTGAAAGAATAGCGCTATCCCGGCAAAGGCCGGAGATTTGGAAGGCTGCAGGCAAGCGCATTATTCGGCGATTTTTTCGACCGGCTGGCCGGTTGATAAATCCTAACCGCACAAAGCAAAAGGAGGCTTAAACCATGACAGCGGAAAAACTACCGGATCGCTTTGAAAAAGACTTCTTCAAGCACGAATCGCAGCAGCGCAGTTGGGACGACCTGGTGGTGGGCGAGACCTACGACGCCGAGCCCTTTGAGGTCACCCCGGAACGGATCCAGCTGTATGTGGAAGGCACCGAAGACTTCAACCCGTTTTTCACGGATGAGGAGGCCGCCAAGAATTCCCAGTTTGAAGGTTTGATTGCGCCTCCGACAATTCTTACGCCCATTGTTTTCGCCGCGGTTTCCCCGGACAGCTGGATTAAAATGCCGGGCGCCATCAATCCAGGGCAGCGGTGGGAGTTCGGCGTTCCCGTGCGCCCTGGCGACACTATCTATTGCCATATCAAGCTCAGGGACAAGTATATCAAGCGGGGCAAAAAATACGCCATGTCCGAAATGCACATCACCAATCAGAATGACGAGTTTGTGTGCAGGTGGACCGGGGGGCTGGTGCTGCAGTTCCAGGGCAACGAGGAAATGAAGAACCGCTAACTTAAGACAATTCCTGTCCTCAAATTGAGGGCCTGAAAAGGCCGTATCCATTACGGCCCGGATAA
This portion of the Desulfatibacillum aliphaticivorans DSM 15576 genome encodes:
- a CDS encoding pyruvate formate lyase family protein — protein: MATHPHQEKNVRDHLVVKTVRNIRKHGGREEDADKGMYRPDIRLDLERSILLTESYKATEGEPMVLRRAKALDHILSNMTLYIQNWEKIVGNNVATPQGLFFGIDMNWRSVRRIVDQDEAKTLLDDEGRKTLDELIEYWKGKSMSDIQQKMFTGPVLECWQIPKGGAGTWSHWSELGVPDYEKAFELGFSGLIKQCRARLVEIDQTVPLDYVDQKEFLQAVIISLEAVIKFARRFAALAWEKAAQTDDPADRARLEAVAKVCDRAPERPPETLHEALQSFFFIHVVRYIEFSTLGIGVRFDKVFGPYYKKDLEAGRIAREEALELLQLLWLKFHELGLIYSPTLSAIYGGVAALQAICIGGVDETGKDVTNEMTYLVLDCAEKMRSPEPTIALRYHDGTPRELISRAVDVIRTGVGYPAFFNDKAILPLLERWEVPLHDARDYSISGCVYLELPGKNISHRAYGGFILPAALLYALSQGRDAAGNLVGAPTPDPMGFAGIEDLMDAYEEQVRYMFQRLCTIENTCQTLYERHLPRPFYSALLEGCIEKGMETKKWGYPSPVANICIVLGPVNVSDAMAAIQKNVFEEKTVAMEDLLAALASNWEGYEHVRRLMINAPKFGNDDDYADRLAVEVQHRSAAAMEKAKNRFGVSCRGDGSGISATYAAGAFLPATPDGRMAGEPLSDATLSPVFGMDKKGPTAVLKSASKISTKETFNHLLNQKFLPQALSGDMKEVFIDYIRSWGDLGVSQIQFNVVDPQTLLNAQENPEEHADLLVRVAGYSAYFVDLSKGLQDSIIARTEQNF
- a CDS encoding class I SAM-dependent methyltransferase → MAWSTPPEDMIFLGDLLTTAPQAAKKLNRSAVFAHYEMSTTDLESSLELAALAVPHIHAMMVPGGIMFSSLPLEHASWESVPVPSTVKPGRYFIYKAGA
- a CDS encoding TetR/AcrR family transcriptional regulator, with amino-acid sequence MPKQSQEDKRNHIAEVAAKVFSNMGYLSSSLQDVALAADMSKAGLYHYFKSKEELLAFILLKNTDSFLHALRACIAENVQNGMAPKDSFKSLMQTYARHLNQDQDLRLIVLRERHQLSGQYKDELFAKEQELFRTLREELKKVPDVEEDLDLNAIIFLFISMSHWLGYWFKEGLPLGMDEIIDQNIRIILKGILKE
- a CDS encoding MaoC family dehydratase, which gives rise to MTAEKLPDRFEKDFFKHESQQRSWDDLVVGETYDAEPFEVTPERIQLYVEGTEDFNPFFTDEEAAKNSQFEGLIAPPTILTPIVFAAVSPDSWIKMPGAINPGQRWEFGVPVRPGDTIYCHIKLRDKYIKRGKKYAMSEMHITNQNDEFVCRWTGGLVLQFQGNEEMKNR